The segment TCTGCTCATGCCGACCGTCTTCTTCGCACCCGCCGTCAAGAGTCTGGGAAGGCCGGGATTCAAGGAGCTCGACGCATTGTCGGCCGAGTACGAGACGAGCCTGCTCGCGACGGTGATCCGCCTGGCCAACATCGACACGCTGCCGGTGATCGTCGCCTGCTACTCGGCGCAGGGGCTGAAATGGAGCAAACGCGCCAAGCACGTGCCGGCTCGCTGGTGGCTGCGCAGCCAGCTGGACGAAGACTCGTTCGCCCACGGCCTCCTAACCGCCGGAACACGCATCGCATCGGCCCGCAAGCAGCCGGGCGAGGTGTGGTTCGAGAACGACGACGCCGAGAACTATGAAGTCATCGAGGATTGCATTCCTGGCAAGGTAGGAGAGGTGCTGGTGCTGCTGTACCTGTCGTCCTCGATGCTGGATGCGCGCTTCGATCCGAACGTCGGTGCGCGCCGCTACAACGAGAGTGGCTCGTACGTGAAGCGACGCTAGCGGGTAAGTGACGATGAACCAGAGCAATCGACCGCAGGTCTGCGATCGTGGCGCTCTGCGACCGGCAGCAACGAAGCGCGGCA is part of the Rhodocyclaceae bacterium genome and harbors:
- a CDS encoding ImmA/IrrE family metallo-endopeptidase; its protein translation is MTPGERAEARIAELGITDPRDIDVDAIAYDARMLVEYEALEGCEAMLVGAGDRAIATVRPSNIRGRERFSVGHELGHWEMHRGKSFACRADDPDRNLVSDRPREREADEYSAHLLMPTVFFAPAVKSLGRPGFKELDALSAEYETSLLATVIRLANIDTLPVIVACYSAQGLKWSKRAKHVPARWWLRSQLDEDSFAHGLLTAGTRIASARKQPGEVWFENDDAENYEVIEDCIPGKVGEVLVLLYLSSSMLDARFDPNVGARRYNESGSYVKRR